A genomic segment from Manduca sexta isolate Smith_Timp_Sample1 chromosome 13, JHU_Msex_v1.0, whole genome shotgun sequence encodes:
- the LOC119189137 gene encoding N-acylneuraminate-9-phosphatase-like, protein MANGVYYGENSDVSAIFFDLDNTLIQTRRGDTKACNKLVEILQQQYGIPQELAVESGIAFLRAFRARPDDESYALDEWHTHLWRNCLPKNYKHIAKNVSAEWIKLRFQCLALTNDVIHLLESLREDYLLGLITNGPSRAQWQKIERLDLRKYFDCVLVSGDLPWEKPDQHIFLEACKLLNVEPRNCIMVGDKLETDIKGGKEAELGGTVWIPLQKDEESSDLPDFTIDKVTKLPEVLPNSPKLRRCNATNVC, encoded by the exons atggcAAATGGTGTTTATTATGGTGAAAATAGCGATGTGTCGGCTATATTTTTCGATTTAGACAACACATTAATCCAAACAAGAAGAGGAGACACGAAAGCCTGTAATAAG TTAGTGGAGATCCTGCAGCAACAGTATGGAATCCCGCAAGAGTTAGCAGTTGAGAGCGGTATTGCATTTCTACGCGCCTTCAGAGCCCGTCCTGATGACGAGTCCTACGCTTTGGATGAATGGCATACGCATTTATGGCGAAACTGCTTGCccaaaaattacaaacacattGCCA AAAATGTATCAGCCGAATGGATAAAATTAAGGTTTCAATGTTTGGCTCTGACAAATGATGTGATACACCTGTTAGAATCTTTGAG GGAGGATTATCTTCTCGGTCTGATCACGAACGGGCCGTCACGTGCCCAATGGCAGAAGATCGAACGTCTCGACCTGCGCAAATATTTCGACTGCGTGCTGGTGTCCGGGGACCTGCCCTGGGAAAAGCCCGACCAGCACATATTCCTTGAGGCGTGCAAGCTGCTCAACGTAGAGCCGCGCAACTGCATTATGGTTGGCGACAAACTCGAAACAGACATCAAG GGTGGCAAAGAAGCGGAGTTGGGGGGAACGGTGTGGATCCCGCTACAGAAAGACGAAGAGTCATCGGATCTACCCGATTTCACAATTGATAAAGTCACAAAGTTGCCAGAAGTTTTGCCAAATTCACCGAAACTAAGACGCTGTAACGCGACAAATGTTTGCTGA
- the LOC115451105 gene encoding neurochondrin homolog → MGDISEPIKKCILILKNAKSDTEKFAALFMVTKLVKSKDCNSTAKKALFEAIGFKFLKKLLTNTNVEDDCPPSVYKSVALSILTNFCNDPELSTHPEMLANIPVFLEIVQASENEDYDDNLIIISEAYTCLQCIAEHEAGQKALIEVGAITKMSEIYSHQSFQTDEALNILVKLVSRYGPAAWGNDPKPFHALVNKIALDFATDQSERKFELATILSALLYSCNKATVLPGASDETWPQSIYKALHDILTSKIGKNQRDPALKLAANIVDLLGIEWTLNDEENPKKFFLLLLQLCAIEVRMQLEDRSFKQAFANGDLVTSCFIVLELSINYMATDQLDLEQREKQSVYTSLKGAFNAVVSILTKVSNDKNRDKLPDAEKVFVCAMVRVLFAWIAQETTAMREQIYALLPFMFSLANDSFHAYRSRKLAEKNKSEGESMDMDTTLMGQVDLLRLMLPALCHLVVEDRARDIALNLKQEDILYEAMNFHWSIVHYKKPPIPKSERGKVKTQPEPELDPRLLEDMKDSRAAMVSLCNIFMNLTVLAPKIVENSMLFNTLLKFIFNNLPELKDIPENLVLHGHLAVLGLLLLKQQASKVKKNDFSICRYIQSTIRFLWDAYNVDESNDPTALVVSMSYKENWNEIADLWFLGMQTMSGVLTIVPWISEFAIESGWAEGIVVMLVKVKVGTLPPNVKSAFEDFLCRLVDSNEAVIPVLKKGGALKMCRNHRLMELGKKLFGD, encoded by the coding sequence ATGGGTGACATATCGGAACCTATTAAAAAGTGCATTCTCATATTGAAGAATGCTAAAAGCGATACGGAGAAATTCGCCGCGCTTTTCATGGTGACTAAACTCGTGAAAAGCAAGGACTGCAACTCGACCGCCAAAAAAGCCCTATTCGAAGCAATCGGATTCAAGTTCTTGAAGAAACTCCTTACAAACACCAATGTTGAAGATGACTGTCCACCTTCAGTGTATAAGTCGGTTGCACtctccatcctcacaaacttctGCAATGACCCTGAACTCTCCACTCATCCGGAGATGCTTGCCAACATACCAGTTTTCTTAGAAATAGTGCAGGCATCTGAAAACGAGGACTATGATGACAACCTTATCATCATCAGTGAAGCATACACTTGCCTCCAGTGTATAGCAGAACATGAGGCCGGACAAAAAGCACTCATTGAAGTTGGAGCCATCACAAAGATGTCTGAAATTTACTCGCATCAAAGCTTCCAAACAGATGAGGCTCTGAATATCCTTGTCAAGCTAGTAAGTAGATATGGACCTGCAGCTTGGGGTAATGACCCAAAACCCTTCCATGCTCTAGTGAACAAAATAGCATTAGATTTTGCCACTGATCAATCAGAAAGAAAATTCGAATTAGCAACCATACTCAGTGCTCTATTATACAGCTGTAACAAGGCTACTGTGCTGCCAGGAGCTTCAGATGAGACATGGCCACAGAGTATTTACAAAGCCCTACATGACATACTAACAAGCAAAATTGGCAAAAACCAAAGGGATCCTGCGCTAAAGTTAGCTGCCAACATTGTTGACCTCCTGGGTATTGAATGGACACTGAATGATGAAGAAAATCCAAAGAAATTTTTCCTTCTATTGCTTCAACTCTGTGCCATTGAAGTAAGGATGCAATTGGAAGACAGGAGTTTTAAACAAGCCTTTGCAAATGGAGATCTGGTCACATCATGCTTTATTGTTCTGGAGTTGTCAATCAACTATATGGCCACAGACCAACTGGACTTGGAGCAAAGAGAGAAGCAGTCAGTTTACACCAGCCTGAAGGGTGCATTTAATGCTGTTGTGTCTATTTTAACCAAAGTATCCAATGACAAAAATAGGGATAAATTACCCGATGCTGAAAAAGTGTTTGTGTGTGCTATGGTCAGGGTTTTGTTTGCCTGGATTGCCCAAGAAACTACCGCTATGAGGGAACAAATTTACGCCCTGCTTCCTTTCATGTTTTCCCTTGCAAATGACTCGTTTCATGCATACAGATCAAGAAAATTAGCAGAGAAAAATAAATCTGAGGGAGAATCCATGGATATGGACACAACTTTAATGGGGCAAGTTGACTTGCTTCGTCTGATGTTGCCAGCTCTGTGCCACTTGGTGGTTGAAGACAGGGCTAGAGATATTGCACTCAACCTGAAACAAGAAGATATTCTCTATGAAGCCATGAACTTCCACTGGTCCATAGTACATTACAAGAAACCACCCATCCCCAAGTCAGAACGAGGTAAAGTAAAGACCCAACCTGAACCAGAGTTAGACCCAAGGTTATTGGAAGATATGAAGGACTCCAGGGCAGCCATGGTCAGCCTTTGCAACATCTTCATGAATCTAACAGTACTAGCACCTAAAATAGTAGAAAACAGCATGTTGTTTAACACActtcttaaatttatatttaacaaccTGCCAGAATTAAAGGATATCCCTGAAAACCTAGTACTTCATGGCCATCTAGCTGTCCTTGGATTACTGTTACTCAAACAGCAAGCCAGTAAAGTGAAGAAGAATGACTTCTCCATCTGCAGATACATTCAGTCTACAATCAGATTCCTATGGGACGCATACAATGTTGACGAATCTAATGATCCCACTGCTCTAGTTGTCTCCATGAGCTACAAAGAAAATTGGAATGAAATCGCAGACTTGTGGTTCTTGGGAATGCAGACCATGAGTGGAGTTCTCACGATCGTCCCTTGGATATCTGAGTTCGCCATCGAAAGTGGTTGGGCGGAGGGCATCGTCGTGATGCTCGTTAAAGTGAAAGTGGGCACCCTCCCGCCAAACGTCAAATCTGCATTTGAGGACTTCCTCTGCCGACTAGTCGACTCCAACGAAGCCGTCATCCCAGTTCTCAAAAAAGGCGGAGCACTCAAAATGTGCCGAAACCACCGACTAATGGAGTTAGGCAAAAAATTATTTGgcgattaa
- the LOC119189138 gene encoding 39S ribosomal protein L11, mitochondrial-like, whose product MSKSVARLKSMKKVADKIDHSSKLRTNIPAGMAAAGPPLGPMLGQRNINIAAFCKDFNERTANIKPGVPLPTRVKVNSDRSYQLVIHQPPASYFLKQAAGISRGAMEPVREICGKITLKHLYEIAKIKQQDPPLEWKSLEEICTMLVATARTCGIEIVKELDAKEYGDFLAERKKIVEEQKKLLQEKREAKMLRTA is encoded by the exons atgtcaaaatCAGTGGCTCGTTTGAAGTCGATGAAAAAAGTGGCTGATAAAATTGACCATTCTTCAAAGTTGAGGACCAACATACCAGCAGGAATGGCCGCTGCTGGGCCACCTTTAGGCCCTATGCTTGGTCAG CGCAACATTAACATAGCAGCTTTCTGTAAAGATTTCAACGAGCGAACGGCGAATATTAAGCCAGGAGTACCTTTGCCGACCAGGGTCAAAGTAAATTCGGACCGTTCTTACCAGTTGGTCATCCACCAACCACCAGCATCATATTTCTTGAAGCAAGCAGCTGGTATAAGTCGCGGTGCAATGGAACCTG TAAGAGAAATATGTGGGAAAATAACCCTTAAACACTTATatgaaatagcaaaaataaaGCAACAGGACCCACCTCTGGAATGGAAATCACTGGAAGAAATATGCACCATGCTGGTAGCAACTGCAAGAACATGTGGTATTGAAATAGTAAAAGAATTAGATGCAAAG GAATATGGTGATTTTCTAGCAGAAAGGAAAAAGATAGTGGAAGAACAGAAGAAACTACTGCAAGAAAAGCGAGAAGCTAAGATGTTGAGAACTGCATAG
- the LOC119189136 gene encoding LOW QUALITY PROTEIN: N-terminal kinase-like protein (The sequence of the model RefSeq protein was modified relative to this genomic sequence to represent the inferred CDS: inserted 2 bases in 1 codon; deleted 5 bases in 3 codons) translates to MWSFFSRDPTKDFPYEVGDPVAGLERQSVWTLHKGKKRGTQDEVSIFLFDVQKSSETLFDIAKASLKKLKTMRHPSLLHYLDSCETEKFLYVATEYVQPLSTHIEDVKLEGQQKELFLAWGIFQITRALSFLTNDGNMRHNNVCLYSVFVTLAGEWKLGGFEFLTNQTQDTSNPIPLKILPALEIYDPPEKKDPSKLKTVTKCSSDMWGLGCLIWEAFNGPLKNQPALKTVDHIPKQLCTLYCELVSANPASRPNPADIITRCRKMGGYFKNDLIDTMLFLEEIQIKDKAEKGKFFSTLSSFLDNFPEAVCVHKILPQLLTAFHYGDAGSAVLAPMFKLGKLLSEEEYQKQIVPCVVKLFASNDRTTRSRLLQQLDQFIVHLQNNTVNDQIFPQVVHGFLDTNPIIREQTVKSIVHLASKLNYNNLNVEVLKHFARLQSKDDQGGIRTNTTVCLGKIASHLHPQIRQKILVSAFVRATRDAFHPTRQAGVLALAATQQYFLLAEVANRVLPALCPLTADPEKQVRDATFRTIRGFLGKLEKVSEDPSLKEGMEADVHTATPSLSNAAATSRAXAVTAVTAKFYRSHSDTARVQHSAKSALSKPGSLEQPSSSSMSTTTSSVTSMTSLEHSESASDYDPEHWDMAAWGEIDSSGGTCAT, encoded by the exons ATGTGGTCGTTTTTCTCACGGGATCCCACAAAGGATTTTCCCTATGAAGTAGGGGATCCTGTGGCTGGGCTAGAAAGACAA AGTGTTTGGACGCTGCACAAAGGCAAAAAGCGGGGAACTCAAGATGAagtgtcaatatttttatttgacgtcCAAAAGAGTTCGGAGACTCTTTTTGACATAGCGAAGGCCTCCCTAAAAAAACTTAAGACTATGAGACACCCTAGCcttttacattatttagataGCTGTGAAACTGagaaatttttatatgtagctACAGAGTATGTACAGCCTTTATCCACTCACATAGAAGATGTTAAACTCGAGGGACAGCAGAAGGAGTTATTCCTCGCATGGGGGATATTCCAAATAACT AGAGCATTATCATTCCTAACCAATGATGGTAATATGAGACACAACAATGTCTGTCTGTATTCAGTGTTTGTCACTTTAGCCGGGGAATGGAAATTAGGAGGCTTTGAATTCTTAACTAACCAGACACAAGACACCTCGAACCCGATACCTTTGAAAATATTACCAGCACTTGAAATCTATGATCCACCAGAGAAAAAAGATCCCAGTAAACTAAAAACAGTGACAAAATG CTCATCAGATATGTGGGGGTTGGGCTGTCTGATTTGGGAGGCATTCAATGGACCGCTGAAAAATCAACCAGCACTCAAAACAGTGGACCATATACCGAAACAGTTGTGCACTTTGTACTGTGAACTAGTTAGTGCTAATCCTGCATCGAGACCGAACCCAGCTGATATTATAACAAG ATGTCGCAAAATGGGCGGATATTTTAAGAACGATCTAATAGACACTATGCTGTTTCTGGAAGAAATACAAATCAAGGATAAAGCAGAGAAGGGCAAA TTTTTCTCCACACTCAGCTCGTTCCTCGACAACTTCCCTGAAGCAGTGTGTGTTCACAAGATCTTACCACAGCTACTTACTGCATTCCATTACGGTGATGCGGGATCTGCTGTCTTAGCACCTATGTTTAAG TTAGGAAAATTATTAAGCGAAGAAGAGTATCAAAAGCAAATAGTTCCGTGCGTTGTGAAACTGTTCGCTTCTAACGACAGGACCACGCGGTCTCGTCTGTTGCAGCAACTCGACCAATTTATTGTGCACCTACAGAATAACACT gtAAACGACCAAATATTTCCTCAAGTAGTACACGGGTTCCTGGACACCAACCCCATTATCAGAGAACAGACAGTCAAATCGATAGTGCACCTCGCCTCTAAGCTGAACTACAACAACTTGAATGTGGAAGTGTTGAAGCACTTTGCTCGGTTGCAATCCAAAGATGACCAGGGAGGCATAAG AACGAACACCACGGTATGCCTGGGCAAGATCGCGTCTCATCTGCACCCGCAGATCAGACAG AAGATTCTGGTGTCAGCGTTCGTGCGAGCCACGCGCGACGCCTTCCATCCAACGAGGCAGGCGGGCGTGCTGGCGCTAGCGGCCACGCAGCAGTACTTCCTGTTAGCCGAAGTGGCCAATAGAGTGCTGCCGGCGCTGTGTCCTCTCACTGCTGATCCGGAGAAACAG GTGCGTGACGCCACATTCAGAACTATAAGGGGCTTCCTTGGAAAGTTGGAGAAAGTGTCAGAGGATCCGAGCCTAAAGGAGGGAATGG AAGCAGACGTGCACACGGCGACTCCTTCGCTAAGCAACGCTGCGGCGACGTCGAGAGC GGCCGTCACCGCGGTCACCGCCAAGTTCTATCGCTCGCACTCCGACACCGCCCGGGTGCAGCACTCCGCCAAGTCCGCGCTCTCCAAACCTGGATCGTTGG AGCAACCGTCATCGAGCAGTATGTCAACGACGACGTCATCGGTGACATCGATGACGTCACTGGAGCACAGCGAGTCCGCGTCCGACTACGACCCCGAGCACTGGGACATGGCCGCGTGGGGGGAAATCGACTCCAGCGGAG GCACGTGCGCGACGTGA